In one window of Jatrophihabitans sp. DNA:
- a CDS encoding ferredoxin: protein MTRVIVDPQLCDSTGLCSAIAPEVFELTERDELVVHAEAAELADWSPLEQAARACPKLAITLRDLP from the coding sequence ATGACGAGGGTGATCGTCGACCCCCAACTGTGCGACAGCACCGGGCTGTGCAGCGCGATCGCGCCCGAGGTCTTCGAGCTGACCGAGCGCGACGAGCTGGTGGTGCACGCCGAGGCGGCCGAGCTGGCTGACTGGAGCCCGCTGGAGCAAGCGGCCCGAGCCTGCCCGAAGCTGGCGATCACCTTGCGGGACCTGCCTTGA
- a CDS encoding acyl-CoA dehydrogenase family protein, with protein MRLGDSQDEGEFRTRLRDWLSGQIPAGVPQEWDSERLRAWSKSLYQAGYAGLSWPVEHGGRGLPAAYQAIYAEESALAGAPDHVNVIGLNMVGPTIIKYGTQAQLAEFLPGILSGETIFCQGFSEPDAGSDLASVRTRARAHPKGYQVDGEKVWSSYAHLADYCLLLVRTDPEAVKHHGLTCLLMDMRAPGVQVRPLRELSGDTDFNQVILTDVVVGADSVLGPVGQGWRVAMTTLAHERGTFGITLTSRLSAELDRLVQTVLTLGAGSDPLVRKEIAELHVQLQGLRFTGYRALAELQRTGEPGAESSILKLGWSLANQRLTALALRVLGPDAAFDGPQAFWSGYWQQQHLRSRTNSIEGGTSEILRGIVAERVLGLPRTR; from the coding sequence ATGCGCTTGGGCGACAGTCAGGACGAGGGCGAGTTCCGGACCCGGCTACGTGACTGGCTGAGCGGGCAGATACCCGCCGGCGTGCCCCAGGAGTGGGACTCCGAGCGGTTGCGGGCCTGGAGCAAGTCGCTCTACCAAGCCGGCTACGCCGGTCTCAGCTGGCCGGTCGAGCACGGCGGCCGCGGCCTGCCCGCGGCGTACCAGGCCATCTACGCCGAAGAGAGCGCGCTGGCCGGGGCCCCCGACCACGTCAACGTGATCGGGCTCAACATGGTCGGGCCGACCATCATCAAGTACGGCACCCAGGCCCAGCTGGCGGAATTCCTGCCGGGGATCCTGTCCGGCGAGACGATCTTCTGCCAGGGCTTCTCCGAACCGGACGCGGGCTCTGACCTGGCCTCGGTGCGCACCCGGGCGCGAGCCCATCCGAAGGGTTACCAGGTCGACGGCGAGAAGGTGTGGTCCTCCTACGCCCACCTGGCCGACTACTGCCTGCTGCTGGTCCGGACCGATCCCGAGGCGGTCAAGCACCATGGCCTGACCTGCCTGCTGATGGACATGCGGGCGCCGGGCGTGCAGGTCCGGCCACTGCGCGAGCTGTCCGGCGACACCGACTTCAACCAGGTGATCCTCACCGACGTGGTGGTCGGGGCCGACAGCGTGCTGGGACCGGTGGGCCAGGGCTGGCGGGTGGCGATGACGACGCTGGCCCACGAGCGCGGTACCTTCGGCATCACCCTGACCTCCCGGCTGTCGGCCGAGCTGGACCGGCTGGTCCAGACCGTGCTGACCCTGGGCGCGGGCTCCGATCCTCTGGTGCGCAAGGAGATCGCCGAACTCCACGTGCAGCTGCAGGGCCTGCGATTCACCGGCTACCGGGCCCTTGCCGAGTTGCAGCGGACCGGCGAGCCGGGTGCGGAGAGCTCGATCCTGAAGCTGGGCTGGTCGCTGGCCAACCAGCGGTTGACCGCGCTGGCGCTGCGGGTTCTCGGCCCTGACGCCGCCTTCGACGGGCCGCAGGCCTTCTGGTCGGGCTACTGGCAGCAGCAGCACCTGCGCAGCCGCACCAACAGCATCGAGGGCGGCACCTCAGAGATCCTGCGCGGGATCGTCGCTGAGCGGGTGCTCGGCCTGCCGCGAACCCGCTGA
- a CDS encoding acyl-CoA dehydrogenase, with translation MDFTLNQDQRELKAAARHYLSQSYPLTLIAELSDGVGADGQAWPELLRQGWLDPELELLELALLAEEGGRALHPVPWWVTVALALPVYQAAGLPLPGPATLADGSTGCQARQQATGWSLTGQVPSVSQAGSVTEIVLAASTPAGTALFAVEPDGAGVSLTERAGVDPLRITAGLRLVGAPARLLLDAPATGPVLAAIERRWQVLLACEAVGVADRVLELAVDYAKTRTQFGRPIGSFQAVAHQLADSYAAVELARSLAYRAACVLADEPDQAAEAIACAVHAGIRAAVSGCEVAMQVTGGLGVTWEYPLHRWYRRALSLQARAAAGPDPLEVIAGELFTPAAADRIEGALAPA, from the coding sequence ATGGATTTCACCCTCAACCAGGACCAGCGTGAGCTGAAGGCGGCAGCCCGTCACTACCTGAGCCAGTCCTACCCGCTGACCCTGATCGCCGAACTGTCCGACGGCGTCGGCGCCGACGGCCAGGCCTGGCCGGAACTCCTACGGCAGGGCTGGCTGGATCCGGAGCTGGAGCTGCTGGAACTGGCGCTGCTGGCCGAGGAGGGCGGTCGCGCGCTGCACCCGGTTCCGTGGTGGGTCACGGTCGCGCTGGCGCTTCCGGTGTACCAGGCGGCCGGGCTGCCGCTGCCCGGGCCGGCCACCCTCGCCGACGGCTCGACCGGTTGCCAGGCGCGCCAGCAGGCGACCGGCTGGTCGCTGACAGGGCAGGTGCCGTCGGTGTCGCAGGCCGGATCGGTCACCGAGATCGTCCTAGCCGCCAGCACCCCTGCCGGAACCGCGCTGTTCGCCGTCGAACCCGATGGTGCGGGCGTCAGCCTGACCGAGCGGGCCGGCGTGGATCCGCTGCGGATCACCGCCGGGTTGCGCCTGGTCGGCGCGCCGGCCAGGCTGCTACTCGACGCGCCGGCCACCGGGCCGGTGCTGGCCGCGATCGAGCGGCGCTGGCAGGTGTTGCTGGCATGCGAGGCGGTGGGAGTCGCTGACCGGGTGCTGGAACTGGCGGTCGACTACGCCAAGACCCGGACGCAGTTCGGCCGTCCGATCGGCTCGTTCCAGGCGGTGGCCCATCAACTGGCCGACAGCTACGCCGCGGTGGAGCTTGCCCGTTCGCTTGCCTACCGGGCGGCCTGCGTGCTCGCCGACGAGCCGGACCAGGCCGCCGAGGCGATCGCGTGCGCGGTGCACGCCGGCATCCGTGCGGCGGTCAGCGGCTGCGAGGTCGCCATGCAGGTCACCGGCGGGCTCGGGGTCACCTGGGAGTACCCGCTGCACCGCTGGTACCGCCGAGCGCTGTCCTTGCAGGCCCGGGCCGCCGCGGGGCCCGACCCGCTGGAGGTCATCGCCGGCGAGCTCTTCACCCCAGCGGCAGCCGACCGGATCGAAGGAGCACTGGCCCCAGCGTGA
- a CDS encoding LLM class flavin-dependent oxidoreductase: MNATPNPPLELHWFLPSHGDGRELAKPSDGPPVPGARREPDIDYLGQVALAVDRFGFTGMLTPFGLFCEDPWVVAAALVARTRRVKFMIALRPGFVSPVLAAQMAATFQRISGDRLQLNIVTGGDADEQRRYGDWLEHDQRYQRTGEFLEVFLRAWSGERFDFTGEHYRIAAGLLSRPHPARPLIYLGGSSAAAQQVAAQHGDVFLSWGESPPAMAELIGATRELAARQGRELSFGTRFHVISRDTSAEAWQVARQLVEGMDPMRIAQAQKRFRNTESEGQRRMAALHGGNLDALEIYPNVWAGYGLVRPGVGTALVGSHEEVAERIEEYHSLGLSHLILSAQPHLEEAYAFGEGVMPLLRKRGLLAEPAGSDLRD; this comes from the coding sequence GTGAACGCGACACCGAACCCGCCCCTGGAACTGCACTGGTTCCTGCCCTCGCACGGCGATGGCCGGGAACTGGCCAAACCGTCGGACGGTCCGCCCGTGCCCGGCGCCCGGCGCGAACCCGACATCGACTACCTGGGCCAGGTGGCGCTAGCGGTCGACCGGTTCGGTTTCACCGGCATGCTGACCCCGTTCGGGCTGTTCTGCGAGGATCCCTGGGTGGTGGCCGCGGCGCTGGTCGCCCGAACCCGCCGGGTGAAGTTCATGATCGCGCTGCGGCCGGGCTTCGTGTCGCCGGTGCTGGCCGCCCAGATGGCCGCCACCTTCCAGCGGATCTCCGGTGACCGGTTGCAGCTCAACATCGTCACCGGCGGCGACGCCGACGAGCAACGGCGCTACGGCGACTGGCTCGAGCACGACCAGCGTTACCAGCGCACCGGGGAGTTCCTCGAGGTCTTCTTGCGGGCCTGGTCGGGCGAGCGGTTCGACTTCACCGGTGAGCATTACCGGATCGCCGCCGGCCTGCTCAGCCGGCCGCACCCGGCCAGGCCGCTGATCTACCTCGGTGGCTCGTCGGCGGCCGCGCAGCAGGTGGCCGCCCAGCACGGCGATGTCTTTCTCAGCTGGGGTGAATCGCCGCCGGCGATGGCCGAGCTGATCGGCGCCACCCGGGAGCTGGCGGCGCGGCAGGGCCGGGAGTTGAGCTTCGGCACCCGGTTCCATGTGATCAGCCGGGACACCTCCGCCGAGGCCTGGCAGGTCGCCCGGCAGCTGGTGGAGGGCATGGACCCGATGCGGATCGCCCAGGCGCAGAAACGCTTTCGCAACACCGAGTCCGAGGGGCAACGGCGGATGGCCGCCCTGCACGGCGGCAACCTCGACGCCCTGGAGATCTACCCCAACGTCTGGGCCGGCTACGGCCTGGTCCGTCCGGGTGTCGGCACCGCGCTGGTCGGCAGCCACGAGGAGGTCGCCGAGCGGATCGAGGAGTACCACTCCCTCGGGCTCAGCCACCTGATCCTGTCCGCCCAGCCCCACCTGGAAGAGGCTTACGCCTTCGGTGAAGGGGTAATGCCCCTGCTGCGCAAGCGCGGCCTGCTGGCCGAGCCGGCCGGCAGCGACCTGCGGGACTAG
- a CDS encoding LLM class F420-dependent oxidoreductase codes for MRLALNLGYHVGRGAAANHLALAREAERLGFDSVWVAEAYGSDAPSALGWLAGQTSTIGLGSAIMQVPARTPAMTAMTAATLDVLSQGRFRLGLGISGPQVSEGWHGVRFGQPLARTREYVEVVRLALSRERVVHEGAHYPLPLPDGPGKALRLSLRPIRDQLPIYLAAVGPKNLELAGEIADGWLATFFAPDYAAEQLSAIEAGRIRAGQKLAGFDVAPTVPVAFGDDVEACAAAVRPYAALYVGGMGSRQQNFYNELASRMGYRSQARQVQELYLAGHKLAAAAAVPLQLIDDTSLLGSPHRVTERLRGFAAAGVTTLAVGLLGRDVKAGLHTLRLLAEAFDRSGTAT; via the coding sequence ATGCGGCTAGCCCTCAACCTCGGATACCACGTCGGCCGGGGGGCCGCGGCCAATCACCTGGCACTGGCCCGGGAGGCCGAGCGGCTGGGCTTCGACTCGGTCTGGGTTGCCGAAGCCTACGGCTCGGACGCGCCCAGCGCCCTGGGCTGGCTGGCCGGCCAGACCAGCACCATCGGCCTGGGCAGCGCCATCATGCAGGTACCGGCCCGCACCCCGGCGATGACGGCGATGACCGCCGCCACGCTGGACGTGCTGTCCCAGGGGCGGTTCCGGCTCGGGCTCGGGATCTCCGGCCCGCAGGTGTCCGAAGGCTGGCACGGCGTCCGGTTCGGCCAGCCGCTGGCCCGCACCCGCGAATACGTCGAGGTGGTCAGGCTGGCGCTGAGCCGGGAGCGGGTCGTCCACGAGGGGGCGCACTACCCGCTGCCGCTGCCGGACGGGCCCGGAAAGGCGTTGCGCCTGAGCCTGCGGCCGATCCGGGACCAGCTGCCGATCTACCTGGCGGCGGTCGGGCCGAAGAACCTCGAGCTGGCCGGTGAGATCGCCGACGGCTGGCTGGCGACGTTCTTCGCGCCCGACTACGCCGCCGAGCAGCTCAGCGCCATCGAGGCCGGTCGGATCCGGGCCGGGCAGAAGCTGGCCGGCTTCGACGTGGCGCCGACGGTGCCGGTGGCCTTCGGCGACGACGTCGAAGCGTGCGCGGCGGCGGTGCGCCCGTACGCCGCGCTCTACGTGGGCGGGATGGGCAGCCGGCAGCAGAACTTCTACAACGAGCTGGCGTCCCGGATGGGCTACCGGAGCCAGGCGCGGCAGGTGCAGGAGCTCTACCTGGCCGGCCACAAGCTCGCGGCGGCCGCCGCGGTGCCGCTCCAGCTGATCGACGACACCTCGCTGCTGGGGTCACCGCACCGGGTGACCGAGCGGTTGCGGGGCTTCGCCGCGGCCGGTGTGACGACCCTGGCGGTCGGCCTGCTCGGCCGCGACGTCAAGGCCGGGCTGCACACCCTTCGGCTGCTCGCCGAGGCCTTCGACCGCTCAGGAACGGCCACCTAG
- a CDS encoding MaoC family dehydratase — protein sequence MSAAPGSSPAGSPTAGAGIVFASVGELTAAVGRHLGPSRWLMVDQDVIQNFADTTGDRQWIHLDPDRAAAGPFGGTVAHGFLVLSLIPTLVYQVYRVRGIRLAVNYGLDRVRFPAALRAGGQVRAAVELRSVTECPGGVQVVTRVTVEVAGASKPCCVADTVARLYL from the coding sequence ATGAGCGCCGCTCCCGGCAGCTCGCCCGCGGGCTCTCCGACGGCCGGGGCGGGGATCGTCTTCGCCTCGGTCGGCGAGCTCACGGCCGCGGTCGGCCGCCATCTCGGCCCCAGTCGGTGGCTGATGGTCGACCAGGACGTCATACAGAACTTCGCCGACACGACCGGTGACCGGCAGTGGATTCACCTCGATCCCGATCGAGCCGCTGCCGGCCCGTTCGGCGGCACCGTCGCCCACGGCTTCCTGGTGCTGTCACTGATTCCCACGCTGGTCTATCAGGTGTACCGGGTGCGCGGCATCCGACTGGCGGTCAACTACGGCCTGGACCGGGTGCGCTTTCCGGCGGCCCTGCGCGCCGGCGGCCAGGTGCGCGCCGCAGTGGAGTTGCGCTCGGTGACCGAGTGCCCCGGTGGGGTGCAGGTGGTCACCCGGGTCACCGTCGAGGTCGCCGGCGCCTCCAAGCCGTGCTGCGTCGCGGACACGGTGGCCCGGCTGTACCTGTGA
- a CDS encoding SgcJ/EcaC family oxidoreductase, with protein MTATKSTPAAKSTAAKSAASKPAAAKPAAAKSAAAKPAAAKSAPPAKPAAPAGGGLTAADYAAIAAVPARMIAAWAAHDSDTFADLFTEDGTLILPGVYKKGKDAIRAYMAAEYAGAYQGTTVTGAPVEIKPLRAGAVALISQGGVIPAGQTKLPDEAAIRASWILVKRGRKWLLAVYQNCPRDLAA; from the coding sequence ATGACCGCGACCAAGTCGACGCCAGCCGCCAAGTCGACAGCCGCCAAGTCGGCAGCATCGAAGCCGGCAGCAGCGAAGCCGGCAGCCGCCAAGTCGGCAGCAGCGAAGCCGGCAGCAGCGAAGTCCGCGCCGCCGGCCAAGCCGGCAGCACCGGCCGGCGGCGGCCTCACCGCTGCCGATTACGCCGCCATCGCCGCTGTGCCCGCGCGGATGATCGCGGCCTGGGCCGCGCACGACAGCGACACCTTCGCCGACCTGTTCACCGAGGACGGCACGCTGATCCTGCCGGGCGTCTACAAGAAGGGCAAGGACGCCATCCGGGCCTACATGGCGGCGGAGTATGCGGGCGCCTACCAGGGCACCACGGTCACCGGCGCCCCGGTCGAGATCAAGCCGCTGAGGGCGGGGGCGGTGGCGCTGATCAGCCAGGGCGGCGTGATTCCGGCCGGCCAGACCAAGCTGCCCGACGAAGCCGCCATCCGGGCGTCCTGGATCCTGGTCAAGCGCGGCCGCAAGTGGCTGCTCGCGGTCTACCAGAACTGCCCGCGCGACCTGGCGGCCTGA
- a CDS encoding dihydrofolate reductase family protein → MRKLKAGLAITLDGVVDGAEDWVRQGEEMNEVIAAGMAESDAILIGRRTYLDYAELWPNMESNLMSDFMNGSHKYVLSTTLTEPLDWANSELVAGELADVVAKLKGKPGKDIQIPGSPTVVRALLRAGLLDELDLMVHPIVLGSGDRLFPDESERLDLELAESKTFSTGVVYTAYRAQSE, encoded by the coding sequence ATGCGCAAGTTGAAAGCTGGATTGGCCATCACGTTGGACGGGGTCGTCGATGGGGCCGAGGACTGGGTGCGGCAGGGCGAGGAGATGAACGAGGTCATCGCGGCCGGCATGGCTGAGTCCGACGCCATCCTGATCGGCCGGCGCACCTACCTCGACTACGCCGAATTGTGGCCGAACATGGAGAGCAACCTGATGTCGGACTTCATGAACGGCTCGCACAAGTACGTGCTGTCCACCACGCTCACCGAGCCGCTGGACTGGGCCAACTCCGAGCTGGTCGCCGGCGAGCTGGCCGACGTGGTCGCGAAGCTGAAGGGCAAGCCGGGCAAGGACATTCAGATTCCCGGCAGTCCCACCGTGGTGCGGGCGCTGCTGCGCGCGGGCCTGCTCGACGAGCTGGATCTGATGGTGCATCCGATCGTGCTCGGCTCGGGAGACCGGCTGTTCCCCGACGAGTCCGAGCGGCTGGACCTCGAGCTGGCCGAGTCCAAGACGTTCAGCACCGGCGTGGTCTACACCGCCTACCGGGCGCAGTCGGAGTGA
- a CDS encoding methyltransferase, which yields MTQSTPPGGATPAQPPMAGGGPPSPPVKDTVSTARLADLADYVVPFTLRAICGLRVADHLAAGPRSVEQLAELTGSHALSLHRALRALASREIFAEVEPGVFELTPLAQPLRSDHPASLREAYPLLAPDVRAWAAMDHTLRTGESAFEHAHDGKGYWEYMAEHPRDNELFNASQRSVTHRELRAMLSAYDWGVFGTIVDVGGNNGAFLAGILEAFPSVRGIVFDQPHVVSGAREVLADRGVADRCEAVGGDILQTVPAGGDAYLLKRVMYAFDDGDSLAILRAIRAGMHAGSRLLLMEPLLEPGNEFDWGKLYDVLLLVMSGGGGRSLEALQELFAKADLELVRVLRTRTLPIIEARPI from the coding sequence ATGACGCAGTCAACCCCGCCCGGCGGCGCGACGCCGGCGCAGCCCCCGATGGCTGGCGGCGGCCCACCGTCACCACCGGTGAAGGACACGGTCTCAACGGCGCGGCTTGCCGACCTCGCCGACTACGTCGTGCCCTTCACGTTGCGCGCCATCTGCGGGTTGAGGGTTGCCGATCATCTGGCCGCCGGTCCCCGCTCGGTCGAGCAGCTGGCCGAGCTGACCGGTTCGCACGCCCTGTCGTTGCACCGGGCGCTGCGGGCGCTGGCCAGCCGGGAGATCTTCGCCGAGGTCGAGCCGGGGGTGTTCGAGCTGACCCCGCTGGCGCAGCCGCTGCGCAGCGACCACCCGGCGTCCTTGCGCGAGGCCTATCCGCTGCTGGCCCCCGACGTGCGTGCGTGGGCCGCGATGGATCACACCCTGCGCACCGGTGAATCCGCTTTCGAGCACGCGCATGACGGCAAGGGCTACTGGGAATACATGGCCGAGCATCCACGCGACAACGAGCTGTTCAACGCCTCGCAGCGATCGGTCACCCACCGCGAGCTGCGCGCGATGCTGTCGGCCTACGACTGGGGCGTGTTCGGCACCATCGTCGACGTCGGTGGCAACAACGGCGCGTTCCTGGCCGGCATCCTCGAGGCCTTTCCCTCGGTGCGCGGCATCGTGTTCGACCAGCCGCACGTGGTCTCCGGCGCCCGCGAGGTGCTGGCCGACCGAGGCGTCGCCGACCGGTGCGAGGCGGTGGGCGGTGACATCCTCCAGACCGTGCCGGCCGGCGGCGACGCCTACCTGCTCAAGCGGGTGATGTACGCCTTCGACGACGGCGATTCGCTGGCGATTCTGCGCGCCATCCGCGCCGGCATGCACGCCGGCAGCCGCCTGCTGCTGATGGAGCCGTTGCTGGAGCCGGGCAATGAATTCGATTGGGGCAAGCTCTACGACGTGTTGCTGCTGGTGATGTCCGGCGGCGGCGGCCGCAGCCTGGAGGCCTTGCAAGAGCTGTTCGCCAAGGCCGACCTGGAGCTGGTACGCGTCCTCCGCACCCGGACGTTGCCGATCATCGAGGCCCGGCCGATCTGA
- a CDS encoding aldehyde dehydrogenase family protein — translation MAEFAMTIDGSPVTGGRLPVLNPATAEVFAHAPACTPEQLDQAVAAAARAYESWRRDDEERRAVLRRAAATILASVGELAPLLTAEQGKPRSEAATEVRVAGSWLRYYADLEIPRELVQEDRRGHAEVRRRPLGVVAAITPWNYPIALALWKIAPALRAGNTMVLKPSPYTPLATLALGRLLSEVLPPGVLNVISGPDPLGALLVGHPTPRKISFTGSAATGRLVAAAAAADLKRVTLELGGNDPAIVLDDADPEAIADALFWGAFANNGQMCMAVKRVYVAQRRYPEVVAALAERARTVRVGEGSEKASQLGPVSNRAQFDRVAELVRDALARGAVAVAGGAALERPGYFFAPTILAGVSDGVRVVDEEQFGPVLPVIAYRDVDEAVRRANGTEYGLTASVWSPDLERAAAVAARLEAGQVSVNVHAGAVRPDLPFSGHKASGIGVENGLWGLYGYTDVQALTRPAIGR, via the coding sequence ATGGCTGAGTTCGCCATGACCATCGACGGGTCACCGGTCACCGGCGGTCGCCTGCCGGTGCTCAATCCGGCCACCGCCGAGGTCTTCGCCCACGCGCCGGCCTGCACGCCCGAGCAGCTGGACCAGGCGGTGGCCGCGGCAGCCCGGGCGTATGAGAGCTGGCGGCGGGACGACGAGGAGCGGCGGGCGGTGCTGCGCCGGGCCGCCGCGACGATCCTGGCCTCGGTCGGCGAGCTGGCTCCGTTGCTCACCGCCGAGCAGGGCAAGCCGCGTTCGGAGGCGGCCACCGAGGTCCGGGTCGCCGGCTCCTGGCTGCGGTACTACGCCGACCTGGAGATCCCGCGCGAGCTCGTGCAGGAGGACCGGCGCGGCCACGCCGAGGTGCGCCGCCGCCCGCTCGGGGTGGTCGCGGCGATCACGCCGTGGAACTACCCGATCGCGCTGGCGCTGTGGAAGATCGCGCCCGCGCTGCGCGCCGGCAACACGATGGTGCTCAAGCCCTCGCCCTACACCCCGCTGGCGACGCTGGCGCTGGGCCGGTTGCTGAGCGAGGTGCTGCCGCCCGGCGTGCTGAACGTGATCAGCGGACCCGATCCGCTCGGAGCCCTGCTGGTGGGTCATCCGACGCCCCGGAAGATCAGCTTCACCGGGTCGGCGGCGACCGGCCGGCTGGTGGCCGCGGCCGCCGCGGCGGACCTGAAGCGGGTGACCCTCGAACTGGGCGGCAACGATCCGGCGATCGTGCTGGACGACGCCGACCCCGAGGCGATCGCCGACGCGCTGTTCTGGGGAGCCTTCGCCAACAACGGCCAGATGTGCATGGCGGTCAAGCGGGTGTACGTGGCCCAGCGCCGGTACCCCGAGGTGGTGGCCGCGCTGGCCGAGCGGGCCCGGACGGTCCGGGTGGGCGAGGGCAGCGAGAAGGCCAGCCAGCTCGGCCCGGTCAGCAACCGGGCGCAGTTCGACCGGGTCGCCGAACTGGTGCGGGACGCGCTGGCGCGGGGCGCGGTGGCTGTCGCCGGCGGCGCGGCGCTGGAGCGGCCCGGCTACTTCTTCGCGCCGACGATCCTGGCCGGGGTGTCCGACGGCGTCCGGGTGGTCGATGAGGAGCAGTTCGGCCCGGTACTGCCGGTGATCGCGTATCGCGACGTGGACGAGGCGGTGCGCCGGGCCAACGGCACCGAGTACGGGCTGACCGCCTCGGTGTGGTCACCGGACCTGGAGCGGGCCGCCGCGGTGGCCGCCCGGCTGGAGGCCGGCCAGGTGTCGGTGAACGTGCACGCCGGCGCGGTCCGTCCGGACCTGCCGTTCAGCGGCCACAAGGCAAGCGGCATCGGCGTTGAGAACGGCCTGTGGGGCCTGTACGGCTACACCGACGTTCAGGCGCTGACCCGGCCGGCCATCGGTCGCTGA
- the serC gene encoding phosphoserine transaminase, which translates to MSRPQPYPVIPAELLPRDGRFGSGPSKVPADTLRSFGERAHRVLGTSHRQPPVKSLVGRIRFGLSTLFRLPPGYQVVLGNGGSTAFWDAAAFCLVRRRSQHVTIGEFSAKFAAVTRGAPFLAEPSLRPAEPGAAAYPECEEGIDAYAWPQNETSTGVMLDVRRVAGAEPAALHLVDATSAAAGLPVDVSQSDVYYFAPQKGFAGEGGLWIAFFSPAALDRAAELRASGRWIPPSLDLVTAIDNSAKDQTYNTPAIATLWLLAHQIEDMLERGGLAYTTGRSAESAARLYSWAADSAFASPFVTDPAVRSSVVGVLDFAAEVPAGRLAKALRANGIVDTEPYRGLARNQLRIGMYPAVDPDDISALTSCIDWLVPRLD; encoded by the coding sequence GTGAGCCGTCCCCAGCCGTACCCGGTGATTCCCGCCGAGCTGCTCCCCCGGGACGGCCGGTTCGGCTCGGGGCCGTCCAAGGTCCCCGCGGACACCCTGCGGAGCTTCGGCGAGCGGGCTCACCGGGTGCTGGGCACCTCGCACCGCCAGCCCCCGGTGAAGTCGCTGGTCGGCCGGATCCGGTTCGGCCTGAGCACCCTGTTCCGGCTGCCGCCCGGCTACCAGGTGGTGCTGGGCAACGGCGGCTCGACCGCTTTCTGGGACGCGGCCGCGTTCTGCCTCGTCCGGCGCCGCAGCCAGCACGTCACGATCGGGGAGTTCTCGGCCAAGTTCGCCGCCGTCACCCGCGGCGCGCCCTTCCTGGCCGAGCCGAGCCTGCGCCCGGCCGAACCCGGCGCGGCGGCCTACCCCGAGTGCGAGGAGGGCATCGACGCCTACGCCTGGCCGCAGAACGAGACCTCGACCGGGGTGATGCTCGACGTGCGTCGGGTGGCCGGCGCCGAGCCGGCAGCGCTGCACCTGGTGGACGCCACCTCGGCGGCGGCCGGCCTGCCGGTCGATGTGAGCCAGAGCGACGTCTACTACTTCGCGCCGCAGAAGGGCTTCGCCGGCGAGGGCGGGTTGTGGATCGCCTTCTTCTCTCCGGCGGCGCTGGACCGGGCCGCTGAGCTGAGGGCGTCCGGGCGCTGGATCCCGCCGTCGCTGGACCTGGTCACCGCCATCGACAACAGCGCCAAGGACCAGACCTACAACACCCCCGCCATCGCCACCCTGTGGCTGCTGGCCCACCAGATCGAGGACATGCTGGAACGTGGCGGGCTGGCCTACACCACCGGGCGCAGCGCCGAATCCGCCGCCCGGCTGTACTCCTGGGCCGCCGACTCGGCCTTCGCCAGCCCGTTCGTCACCGACCCGGCGGTGCGCAGCTCGGTGGTGGGCGTCCTCGACTTCGCCGCCGAGGTGCCCGCCGGCCGGCTGGCCAAGGCCCTGCGCGCCAACGGCATCGTCGACACCGAGCCCTACCGGGGGCTGGCGCGCAACCAGCTCAGGATCGGAATGTACCCGGCCGTGGACCCCGACGACATCTCGGCCCTGACGTCCTGCATCGACTGGCTGGTGCCGCGGCTCGACTGA